The following is a genomic window from Syntrophaceae bacterium.
CGCGTGATCCTCACCGCCTCGGGCGGGCCTTTCCTCCGGGCAACCCGGGAAGAGATGGAGCAGGTGACCGTGGCGGACGCGCTCAGGCATCCGAACTGGTCCATGGGGAAGAAGATCACGATCGACTCGGCGACCATGATGAACAAGGGGCTCGAGGTGATCGAGGCGAGGTGGCTCTTCGGGATCGACTATGAACGGATCGACGTGGTCGTGCACCCGCAGAGCATCGTGCACTCCCTCGTGGAGTTCGTCGACGGGTCCGTCCTGGCTCAGCTCGGTGTGCCGGACATGCGGGGGCCCATCTCCTATGCCCTGTTTTACCCGGAGAGGGCGCCGGGGGGATTCCCCCCTTTCGATCCGGCCGCCGCGGGCCCTCTGGAGTTCCTGCCTCCCGATGTCGAGCGGTTCCCCTGCCTGAGGCTGGGGTACGAGGCGGGACGGGCGGGCGGGACCATGACGGCGGTCATGAACGCTGCCAACGAGGCCGCCGTCCATGCGTTTTTGGAAGGACGGATCCCGTTTCCGGCCATCGCGCAGGTCATCGAGGACGTCATGTCCCGGCATGCGCCCGTGGCCCTTTCCTCCGTGCAGGCCGTCCTGTCGGCCGATGCCTGGGCCCGAAGGCAGGCGGAGGAAATCATGAAAAAAGGAACAAGGTGACATTGCCATGGGTGTCAACGTCGTATCGGTCATCATCTTGCTGGGTGTCCTCATCTTCGTCCACGAGCTGGGCCATTTCCTGCTGGCCAAGTCCCTCGGGGTGGGCGTGCTGAAGTTCTCGCTCGGGTTCGGCCCCAAGCTCATCGGGAAAAAGGTCGGCGAAACGGAGTACATGATCTCGCTCGTGCCGCTGGGGGGATACGTCAAGCTGCTGGGCGAGTCGGACACCGACGACGTGGAACCCGCGGACGAGAGGCGCTCGTTCGTCAAGCAGCATGTGCTCAAGAAGATCGCGATCGTGATCGCCGGCCCCCTGTTCAACTTCCTTTTCGCCGTTTTGGCCTTCACGGGCCTCTACATGGTGGGCGTGCCGAGCCTCACCGCGGAGATCGGCAGCGTCCAGGCGGGGTCGCCTGCGGAGGCCGCCGGGATCCGGGCCGGGGACACCGTCGTCGCCATAGACGGCAGGGCCGTGACCCGCTGGGGCGATCTGGCCGAGACCATCGCGAACAGCAAGGGCCGGGAACTCGTCGTCCGGGTGCAGCGGGACGGGGTGCTGCAGGAGCTGCGCGTCAGGCCGGAGATGACCCGGGGAAAGAGCCTCTTCGGCGAAGACGTGGACACGTGGAAGATCGGCGTCGGGGCTTCGAAGAACGTGTTCATCGACCGCCAGAACCCCCTCCGGGCGCTGTGGTCCGGGATCGAGCAGACCTGGAACATCACGGAGCTCACCGTCATCAGCATCGTCAAGATGATCCAGGGCATCGTCTCGCCGGACTCCCTCGGCGGTCCCATCGCGATCGCCCAGATGGCGGGGGCGCACGTCAAGAAGGGCATCATGAACTTCGTCTTCTTCATGGCCCTCCTGAGCATCAACCTGGCCGTGCTCAACCTGCTGCCCATCCCCGTGCTGGACGGCGGGCACCTGCTGTTCTTCCTCATCGAGCTCGTGACCGGGAAGGAGGTCAACATCCGGTGGAGGGAGCGCGCCCAGCAGGTGGGGTTCTTCATCCTGGTGATGCTCATGATCTTCGTGTTCTACAACGACATCATGCGGATCTTCGGGGAGTGAGAGCCTCGGATGATCACTCTGGCCATCGACACGGCGACGAGAGCGGCGGGGGTGGCCCTGCTGCGGGATGAGCGGGTTCTCGCCGAGTATTTCTTCGAGCTGTCCGTTCATCATTCCGAAACGGTGCTGCCCGCCCTGCAATGGGGCCTCCGGCTGGCGGGGATCGGCATCGGGGACGTGGACCTGATTGCGCTGACCATGGGGCCCGGCTCCTTCACGGGTCTGCGCATCGGCGCGAGCACGGTGAAGGGACTGGCCCTCGCAACGGGGACGCCCGTCGTCGGCGTCTCCACCCTCGAGGCGCTGGCCTACAATGCCGCGGGCTTCACCGGGCTCGTCTGCCCCCTGCTCGACGCTCGCAAGGGCGAGGTCTACGGGGCACTGTACCGCTCCGACGGTCAGGGGCTTCTCGAGGCGGTGGCGGAGGAGAGGGTCGGCGCCCCCGCCGGAATCGTCGCGCGCGCAGACGGGGACACCCTCTTTCTGGGCGATGGGCTGGCGGCGGCGGCAGCATGCATCGCG
Proteins encoded in this region:
- the tsaB gene encoding tRNA (adenosine(37)-N6)-threonylcarbamoyltransferase complex dimerization subunit type 1 TsaB — encoded protein: MITLAIDTATRAAGVALLRDERVLAEYFFELSVHHSETVLPALQWGLRLAGIGIGDVDLIALTMGPGSFTGLRIGASTVKGLALATGTPVVGVSTLEALAYNAAGFTGLVCPLLDARKGEVYGALYRSDGQGLLEAVAEERVGAPAGIVARADGDTLFLGDGLAAAAACIAARPVGLSHFLPPNLQAVRPSSVALLGRRSRQRGETLDPVTFVPRYLRRSEAEIRFGGKP
- a CDS encoding 1-deoxy-D-xylulose-5-phosphate reductoisomerase, whose amino-acid sequence is MKKIAILGSTGSIGESALDVVSKNPDRLEVVAMAAGRNIDRLCAQVRRFRPELVSVMDEDHARRLRERLGPGDKTTVLWGEEGSRRVAAAPAAELVLSAIVGAAGLVPTLEAIDSGKDVALANKETLVTAGPLVVERARAKGVRLIPVDSEHSAVFQCIEGNPPGNVRRVILTASGGPFLRATREEMEQVTVADALRHPNWSMGKKITIDSATMMNKGLEVIEARWLFGIDYERIDVVVHPQSIVHSLVEFVDGSVLAQLGVPDMRGPISYALFYPERAPGGFPPFDPAAAGPLEFLPPDVERFPCLRLGYEAGRAGGTMTAVMNAANEAAVHAFLEGRIPFPAIAQVIEDVMSRHAPVALSSVQAVLSADAWARRQAEEIMKKGTR
- the rseP gene encoding RIP metalloprotease RseP; translated protein: MGVNVVSVIILLGVLIFVHELGHFLLAKSLGVGVLKFSLGFGPKLIGKKVGETEYMISLVPLGGYVKLLGESDTDDVEPADERRSFVKQHVLKKIAIVIAGPLFNFLFAVLAFTGLYMVGVPSLTAEIGSVQAGSPAEAAGIRAGDTVVAIDGRAVTRWGDLAETIANSKGRELVVRVQRDGVLQELRVRPEMTRGKSLFGEDVDTWKIGVGASKNVFIDRQNPLRALWSGIEQTWNITELTVISIVKMIQGIVSPDSLGGPIAIAQMAGAHVKKGIMNFVFFMALLSINLAVLNLLPIPVLDGGHLLFFLIELVTGKEVNIRWRERAQQVGFFILVMLMIFVFYNDIMRIFGE